The Streptomyces spororaveus genome includes a region encoding these proteins:
- a CDS encoding peptidylprolyl isomerase: MVTSDQRRRQLAKEKYERQQKRRAEARRKSRQRAAVIGAAVAVVVATLVGLIVGGVFDKDKKDQAADPSANPSASASEPAPKQSPSPEMAIDQKAKYTFALKTSAGDINFAMDAAKTPQTVNSFKSLADKGYFDNTKCHRLTTSGIFVLQCGDPEGTGRGGPGYNIPDENLDSLGKANEQGQVVYPAGTVAMANTGQPGSGGSQFFLVYKDSPLTPTYTPFGKIDAAGLKVLEDIAKAGTVDGGQDGAPKTEVKIEKGTVTQN; the protein is encoded by the coding sequence GTGGTCACGAGCGATCAGCGACGGCGACAGCTCGCCAAGGAGAAGTACGAGCGCCAGCAGAAGCGCCGGGCCGAGGCCCGGCGGAAGTCGCGTCAGCGCGCGGCCGTGATCGGCGCGGCGGTGGCCGTCGTCGTCGCGACCCTGGTGGGCCTGATCGTCGGCGGTGTCTTCGACAAGGACAAGAAGGACCAGGCCGCGGACCCGTCCGCGAACCCGTCGGCCTCGGCGTCCGAGCCCGCACCCAAGCAGTCCCCCTCGCCGGAGATGGCGATCGACCAGAAGGCGAAGTACACCTTCGCGCTGAAGACCAGCGCGGGTGACATCAACTTCGCGATGGACGCGGCGAAGACCCCGCAGACGGTGAACTCGTTCAAGTCGCTCGCCGACAAGGGCTACTTCGACAACACCAAGTGCCACCGGCTGACGACCAGCGGGATCTTCGTGCTCCAGTGCGGTGACCCCGAGGGCACCGGCCGCGGCGGCCCGGGCTACAACATCCCGGACGAGAACCTGGACTCGCTGGGCAAGGCCAACGAGCAGGGCCAGGTCGTCTACCCGGCGGGCACGGTCGCCATGGCCAACACGGGTCAGCCCGGCTCGGGCGGCAGCCAGTTCTTCCTGGTCTACAAGGACAGCCCGCTGACGCCGACGTACACGCCGTTCGGCAAGATCGACGCGGCCGGCCTGAAGGTCCTCGAAGACATCGCGAAGGCCGGTACGGTCGACGGCGGCCAGGACGGCGCGCCCAAGACCGAGGTGAAGATCGAGAAGGGCACGGTCACCCAGAACTGA